The stretch of DNA TTTGATATTCTCAGGAAATCCTGGTGGCAAATTTTTCATAAAATTATGATACATTTTTTCTATAATCTTTTTTGCACCACTGCTTTTAGGAAAATAATAAGTATCAGGATATAAGAAACCTTCAATTGAAATAATATCTAGATTAGTTAAACTTTTAATAAAAGGTTTATTAAAACATTCATTTATAAATTTTTTTTTGCTTACAATCCCTTTATCATCTAGAAGTGAGGCTATATCATATATATTTAAACCCTCAATTATAACGATTTTAATTAAATATTCTTTTGCTGACATTATATCTTTTAAAAATTCCTTTATTGTTATATTTTCAGCGTAATAAAAACCATACTTCCTCTTTTTATCAAAATCTAAAAAGATCCTTAAATAAATATCAAAGAAAGGTGGTGTTTTAACGTTTTCAAATATCTTTTCATAGGTTTCACTGTAAGGTTCACCCTTTTCAATATTAACTTCTAATGTTTGAACATTTTTATATAGATAGTTCTCATAGTATAAGAGCACCCCTGCAATAAATGTAATTAGAAGTATTAAAAAGGAAAATATTATAATAATTGTCCTATTTATCACTTTTTATAACATCCCTATAAATTCTTTGAATATAGCATTGCAATCATGTGGCCCAGGGCCACCTTCTGGATGAAACTGAACAGCGTACAAGGGGAATCTTTTATGTTTTATGCCCTCTATAGTATTATCATTTAGATTTAGATGGGTTATCTCAATATCACTGCCAATGCTATCCTTATCTATTGCAAAACAATGGTTTTGAGCAGTTATATATATTTTTGATTTATTTAGATCCTTAACGGGATGATTCCCGCCGTGATGTCCAAACTTTAATTTGTAAGTTTTACACCCTATAGCCAATGCTAATATTTGGCACCCCAAACATATGCCGAATAAGGGATATTTACCCATTAATTTTCTAGCTAAATCTATTGCATAACATACTGGCTCAGGGTCACCTGGTCCATTAGAGAAAAGCACAGCATCAGGTTTTAAAGACACAATTTTTTCATAACTAATCTTTGGAGAGACATTTATAACATTGCAATTTTCTGTCTCTAAATATCTGATTATGCTATATTTTGCCCCTAAATTGATTAATACTATATTATATTTACCATCCTTTTTACTATTAAAATAATTAGTCTGTTCATATTTATCGTCAATAATTTCACTTACCAAATCAACACCTTTAATATGTCGAAACTCTTTGCATTTTTTAACTAGATAATCAACATCAAAATTGTTTGCAGATATAATAGCATTCATAGAGCCATTATCCCTAATATGCCTAACTAATTTCCTTGTATCAATATTTTCAATAGCTGATATATTATATTCTTTCAGATATTCATCAAGTGATTTAAGAGCTCTATGATTTGAATAAATCTTTGAATATTCTTTTACAACAAAACCAGATAGGTAGATTCTATCTGATTCTCTATCAATATCATTTATTCCATAATTACCAATATGTGGATTAGTCAAAACAACAATCTGTCCATAATAGGATGGATCTGTTAATATTTCCTGATAACCTGTGATAGAAGTGTTAAATACTATCTCGCCTATTGTATCCTTCTGGGAACCAAAACTGTTTCCTAAAAAATATTCACCATCTTCTAAAACAAGTATTGCCTTTTTCAATGTAAGTCTCCTAATATAAGTCTTATTTAGTAATTAAATTAATTTTTTCTATTCTATTAAACAAGGTATTCTTTCCCCAATTTAGAGGAGTAACCTCAACTTTATTGATTAATAATTTTTTATATGTCTCTTCTATTTTAACCTCAGTTTGATATATAGCATGGATGACATAATAATCACCATTGTGTTTTCCTGTATACAACATTATATGCCCTGGCATATACATAATTGTCAAGCCTGGAACTGCATCTTTTGCAATAATTTTTCTTTTGTTGTTAATATTATTTTTATTGAAATTGTAAATATTTTTACCAACTAAAGATTGTGCATATGAGTTTCTAGGCAATTTTATTCCAAATGATAAAAAAATTTGTTGTATAAATTTAGAACAATCTTGCTCAAAACCCATATCTCCCCAGCCATAAGGATTGTTTATTAATTTAAATGCCTGTTTTATAATATTTCTTTGTGTAAGAGGAAGATAACCTTTATTAATATCAATAGAGTTGATATATGCCCTTTTATAACGTAGATTATTATATTTATCTTTGTAAGGCAATAATATCTCATATAGATTTTCAAGCTCTTTCACATAAATAAATGCATCCCCCATTCTTGCTGTAGCAATATAATCAGTTAGGTTTCTATCAGCAAATAAATCAGCTTTATTAGATATTATTACTCCCTTTTTCATTATATTTAACAACTCAATATCGTTTCTACTTGCTTTAACGATATTTTTACTTTTTACCCATCCATTGCTATATTCTGAGAGAACGTAACACCATTTCTTATCCTTTGTAGTATGTGCAACAACTACAGGTGTTCCAATATCTAGCCCATTATTTTGATTTCTATCAAAATAAAAATCATTTCTTTTATTAAAAAACTTCCTATCTGTTGGCAATAATTTCTGATTAGAAAACCTTGTTATAAAAGCAAAGTTAAATTTAATATCATTATATATTTCAAGATCTATATTGCTTAATAAATTTTTATAAAAATACTTATTTATTAACCTACCATCTATAAAATATAGCCTCCTTTTACTCATATTTTTAACGATGCTTTTAATCTCATTATATACATTTTTTTTATTGAAGATTTTTGAATCTAGCAAATCCTTTACTAAATTCATATTTATTA from Deferribacterota bacterium encodes:
- the carA gene encoding glutamine-hydrolyzing carbamoyl-phosphate synthase small subunit, with product MKKAILVLEDGEYFLGNSFGSQKDTIGEIVFNTSITGYQEILTDPSYYGQIVVLTNPHIGNYGINDIDRESDRIYLSGFVVKEYSKIYSNHRALKSLDEYLKEYNISAIENIDTRKLVRHIRDNGSMNAIISANNFDVDYLVKKCKEFRHIKGVDLVSEIIDDKYEQTNYFNSKKDGKYNIVLINLGAKYSIIRYLETENCNVINVSPKISYEKIVSLKPDAVLFSNGPGDPEPVCYAIDLARKLMGKYPLFGICLGCQILALAIGCKTYKLKFGHHGGNHPVKDLNKSKIYITAQNHCFAIDKDSIGSDIEITHLNLNDNTIEGIKHKRFPLYAVQFHPEGGPGPHDCNAIFKEFIGML
- the mltG gene encoding endolytic transglycosylase MltG; protein product: MINRTIIIIFSFLILLITFIAGVLLYYENYLYKNVQTLEVNIEKGEPYSETYEKIFENVKTPPFFDIYLRIFLDFDKKRKYGFYYAENITIKEFLKDIMSAKEYLIKIVIIEGLNIYDIASLLDDKGIVSKKKFINECFNKPFIKSLTNLDIISIEGFLYPDTYYFPKSSGAKKIIEKMYHNFMKNLPPGFPENIKKNGLTFYEGITLASIIQKESYIDDEYPIIASVFYNRLKRNMKLQADPTVIYGIYRKFNGNLKRVDLEDRSNKYNTYIYKGLPPTPICNPSKEALKAVINPADTNYYYFVAKGDGRHYFSRTYQEHLSKIRQLYR
- a CDS encoding SH3 domain-containing protein, whose product is MHNKKNFKYLILLIFFVISCADKSSLIYNSNQLIDYKLRRPSFWISKVAKPDKIIMNKQNIKEFNREIINMNLVKDLLDSKIFNKKNVYNEIKSIVKNMSKRRLYFIDGRLINKYFYKNLLSNIDLEIYNDIKFNFAFITRFSNQKLLPTDRKFFNKRNDFYFDRNQNNGLDIGTPVVVAHTTKDKKWCYVLSEYSNGWVKSKNIVKASRNDIELLNIMKKGVIISNKADLFADRNLTDYIATARMGDAFIYVKELENLYEILLPYKDKYNNLRYKRAYINSIDINKGYLPLTQRNIIKQAFKLINNPYGWGDMGFEQDCSKFIQQIFLSFGIKLPRNSYAQSLVGKNIYNFNKNNINNKRKIIAKDAVPGLTIMYMPGHIMLYTGKHNGDYYVIHAIYQTEVKIEETYKKLLINKVEVTPLNWGKNTLFNRIEKINLITK